A stretch of Mytilus edulis chromosome 11, xbMytEdul2.2, whole genome shotgun sequence DNA encodes these proteins:
- the LOC139494717 gene encoding collagen alpha-1(III) chain-like isoform X2: MVYKLLTVCLVASLLEICLADYNGNKQYGGRYGNRYGNGLGGGNGGAGAVAHAHAHAHASAGANGRARAHARALAHAHAGGGAAHGHPGFPVGGSASAAARAAARASAGGLGGFGSAAANAAAAARAGAGFGGFGGLGGFGGLGGVGGPGQPGGPGGPGGPGGPGGPGMPGGPGGPSGPGTGGPGQPGGPGGPGGPGGPGGPGMPGGPGGPGGPGMPGGPGGPGGPGGAGGIPGMTGPAGPPGPAGPQGPEGEQGPRGRTPAGTPGPPGNPGEPGQGGAPGAPGAPGHAGKHGTAGAAGKAGRPGPRGQAGASGSSGQHGASGAPGRPGNPGSTGRPGATGDPGRPGATGTTGRPGPSGAPGNPGAPGALGAPGPRGSPGFVGLPGPRGSPGEPGNQGPIGGPGYPGPRGPQGPDGAMGPQGPCGDRGAPGVPGKQGPVGGQGPAGPRGPRGDEGPVGPKGEPGARGADGKPGDKGPDGETGPQGPAGPKGQVGDQGKPGAKGETGDQGARGEAGKAGEQGPGGIQGPKGPVGGQGPAGPAGPLGPQGPMGERGPQGPTGSEGPVGAPGPKGSVGDQGAQGDQGATGADGKKGEPGERGQQGAAGPVGRPGPRGDRGAKGIQGSRGRPGGMGRRGNRGSQGAVGPRGETGPDGNQGQRGEQGAPGVITLVIEDLRTAGVESPVETFDAGAGTGGPAPGVGAAATAGAFAGAGPGGANAGGNAAAGAGPGVGPGGLGGLGGLGAGGLGGGLGGGLGGLGGGAGGAGAGGNGGAGAGGAGGNGGGSAAARAAAQAAAAAGGNGGAAQAAAQAAASAAANSGLGAGAARAAASAAARATVAGHGSGTAAAAANAAAQAHAATRGQGGSHAHAAAAAHAAASSVIHGGDYHGNDAGYHKPGY; encoded by the exons ATGGTCTACAAACTCCTGACCGTGTGTCTTGTAGCATCTCTTCTAGAGATTTGCTTAGCTG ACTATAACGGCAACAAACAGTATGGCGGCAGATACGGCAACAGATACG GAAACGGTTTAGGAGGCGGTAATGGTGGTGCAGGAGCCGTAGCCCATGCCCATGCCCATGCCCATGCCAGTGCCGGAGCAAACGGAAGAGCAAGAGCACATGCACGAGCCTTGGCCCATGCACATGCCGGTGGTGGCGCTGCACATGGACACCCAGGAT tCCCAGTTGGTGGTAGCGCAAGCGCAGCCGCACGAGCAGCAGCACGAGCATCAGCAGGAGGATTAG GTGGATTCGGATCAGCAGCAGccaatgcagcagcagcagcaagAGCAGGAGCAGGATTTGGTGGATTCGGTGGATTAGGAGGATTCGGAGGACTCGGAGGAGTTGGCGGTCCAGGTCAACCAGGCGGTCCAGGTGGTCCAGGAGGTCCAGGAGGTCCAGGCGGTCCAGGTATGCCAGGCGGTCCAGGAGGCCCATCAGGTCCAGGTACCGGAGGTCCAGGTCAACCAGGTGGTCCAGGAGGTCCAGGCGGTCCAGGCGGTCCAGGCGGTCCAGGTATGCCAGGCGGTCCAGGAGGTCCAGGTGGACCAGGTATGCCAGGTGGCCCAGGAGGACCAGGAGGACCAGGAGGTGCAGGAGGAATCCCAG gCATGACCGGACCAGCAGGACCACCAGGCCCAGCCGGACCACAAGGACCAGAAG GCGAACAAGGACCACGAGGACGAACCCCAGCAGGAACACCAGGCCCACCAGGCAATCCAGGAGAACCAG GACAAGGAGGAGCACCAGGCGCACCAGGAGCACCAGGACATGCCGGTAAACACGGAACCGCAGGAGCAGCAGGCAAAGCAGGACGTCCAGGACCAAGAGGACAAGCAGGAGCATCAGGATCATCAGGCCAACACGGAGCATCAG GAGCACCAGGTCGTCCAGGTAACCCAGGATCCACCGGACGTCCAGGAGCAACCGGAGACCCAGGTCGTCCAGGAGCAACCGGAACAACAGGAAGACCAGGACCATCAGGAGCACCAGGAAACCCAGGAGCACCAG GAGCACTCGGAGCACCAGGACCACGAGGATCACCAGGATTTGTCGGACTTCCAGGACCAAGAGGATCCCCAGGAGAGCCAGGAAACCAAGGACCAATCGGAGGCCCAG gATACCCAGGACCACGAGGACCACAAG GACCCGATGGCGCTATGGGACCACAAGGACCATGTGGAGATAGAGGGGCACCAGGAGTACCAGGCAAACAAGGACCAGTAGGAGGACAAGGACCAGCAGGACCACGAG GACCACGAGGAGATGAAGGACCAGTTGGACCAAAGGGCGAACCAGGAGCAAGAGGAGCTGATGGTAAACCAGGAGACAAAGGACCTGATGGAGAAACCGGACCACAAGGACCAGCTGGACCAAAGGGACAAGTAGGAGACCAAGGCAAACCAGGAGCAAAGG GAGAAACCGGAGATCAAGGAGCACGAGGTGAAGCAGGAAAGGCCGGAGAACAAGGACCAGGAGGCATCCAAGGACCAAAGGGACCAGTAGGAGGACAAGGACCAGCAG gacCAGCCGGACCACTCGGACCACAAGGACCAATGGGTGAACGAGGACCACAAGGACCAACAGGATCAGAAGGACCAGTTG GAGCACCAGGACCAAAGGGATCAGTCGGAGACCAAGGAGCACAAGGAGACCAAGGAGCAACTGGCGCTGATGGCAAAAAGGGAGAACCAGGAGAGAGAGGACAACAAGGAGCAGCAGGACCAGTCGGCCGACCAGGACCAAGAGGAGATAGAGGAGCAAAGG GAATCCAAGGAAGCCGAGGACGACCAGGTGGTATGGGTAGACGAGGAAACCGAGGATCCCAAGGAGCAGTAGGACCACGAGGAGAAACTGGCCCAGACGGTAACCAAGGACAACGTGGAGAACAAGGAGCACCAGGAGTTATCACCCTTGTCATTGAAGACCTCAGAACAG ccGGAGTAGAAAGC CCCGTAGAAACCTTTGACGCAGGAGCAGGAACCGGTGGACCAGCACCAGGAGTAGGAGCAGCAGCAACAGCAGGAGCATTTGCAGGAGCAGGACCAGGAGGAGCTAATGCAGGAGGAAACGCAGCCGCAGGAGCAGGACCAGGAGTAGGACCAGGAGGACTCGGAGGACTAGGAGGACTTGGTGCAG GTGGACTCGGAG GTGGACTCGGTGGTGGACTCGGAGGTTTAGGAGGTGGAGCAGGAGGAGCAGGAGCAGGAGGAAACGGTGGAGCAGGAGCAGGAGGAGCAGGAGGAAACGGTGGAGGATCAGCCGCAGCACGAGCAGCAGCAcaagcagcagcagcagcaggaGGAAACGGTGGAGCAGCACAAGCAGCAGCACAAGCAGCAGCATCAGCAGCAGCAAATTCAGGACTTGGAGCAGGAGCAGCAAGAGCAGCAGCATCAGCAGCCGCTAGAGCAACCGTAGCAGGACATGGAAGTGGAACCGCCGCAGCAGCAGCCAACGCAGCCGCACAAGCACATGCAGCAACACGAGGACAAGGAGGATCACACGCACACGCTGCCGCCGCAGCTCACGCAGCCGCAAGTAGCGTAATCCATGGTGGTGACTATCACGGAAACGATGCCGGCTATCACAAACCAGGATATTAA
- the LOC139494717 gene encoding collagen alpha-1(III) chain-like isoform X1, with amino-acid sequence MVYKLLTVCLVASLLEICLADYNGNKQYGGRYGNRYGNGLGGGNGGAGAVAHAHAHAHASAGANGRARAHARALAHAHAGGGAAHGHPGFPVGGSASAAARAAARASAGGLGGFGSAAANAAAAARAGAGFGGFGGLGGFGGLGGVGGPGQPGGPGGPGGPGGPGGPGMPGGPGGPSGPGTGGPGQPGGPGGPGGPGGPGGPGMPGGPGGPGGPGMPGGPGGPGGPGGAGGIPGMTGPAGPPGPAGPQGPEGEQGPRGRTPAGTPGPPGNPGEPGQGGAPGAPGAPGHAGKHGTAGAAGKAGRPGPRGQAGASGSSGQHGASGAPGRPGNPGSTGRPGATGDPGRPGATGTTGRPGPSGAPGNPGAPGALGAPGPRGSPGFVGLPGPRGSPGEPGNQGPIGGPGYPGPRGPQGPDGAMGPQGPCGDRGAPGVPGKQGPVGGQGPAGPRGPRGDEGPVGPKGEPGARGADGKPGDKGPDGETGPQGPAGPKGQVGDQGKPGAKGETGDQGARGEAGKAGEQGPGGIQGPKGPVGGQGPAGPAGPLGPQGPMGERGPQGPTGSEGPVGAPGPKGSVGDQGAQGDQGATGADGKKGEPGERGQQGAAGPVGRPGPRGDRGAKGIQGSRGRPGGMGRRGNRGSQGAVGPRGETGPDGNQGQRGEQGAPGVITLVIEDLRTAGVESPVETFDAGAGTGGPAPGVGAAATAGAFAGAGPGGANAGGNAAAGAGPGVGPGGLGGLGGLGAGGLGGGLGGGLGGLGGAGGLGGGLGGLGGAGGGLGGGLGGLGGGAGGAGAGGNGGAGAGGAGGNGGGSAAARAAAQAAAAAGGNGGAAQAAAQAAASAAANSGLGAGAARAAASAAARATVAGHGSGTAAAAANAAAQAHAATRGQGGSHAHAAAAAHAAASSVIHGGDYHGNDAGYHKPGY; translated from the exons ATGGTCTACAAACTCCTGACCGTGTGTCTTGTAGCATCTCTTCTAGAGATTTGCTTAGCTG ACTATAACGGCAACAAACAGTATGGCGGCAGATACGGCAACAGATACG GAAACGGTTTAGGAGGCGGTAATGGTGGTGCAGGAGCCGTAGCCCATGCCCATGCCCATGCCCATGCCAGTGCCGGAGCAAACGGAAGAGCAAGAGCACATGCACGAGCCTTGGCCCATGCACATGCCGGTGGTGGCGCTGCACATGGACACCCAGGAT tCCCAGTTGGTGGTAGCGCAAGCGCAGCCGCACGAGCAGCAGCACGAGCATCAGCAGGAGGATTAG GTGGATTCGGATCAGCAGCAGccaatgcagcagcagcagcaagAGCAGGAGCAGGATTTGGTGGATTCGGTGGATTAGGAGGATTCGGAGGACTCGGAGGAGTTGGCGGTCCAGGTCAACCAGGCGGTCCAGGTGGTCCAGGAGGTCCAGGAGGTCCAGGCGGTCCAGGTATGCCAGGCGGTCCAGGAGGCCCATCAGGTCCAGGTACCGGAGGTCCAGGTCAACCAGGTGGTCCAGGAGGTCCAGGCGGTCCAGGCGGTCCAGGCGGTCCAGGTATGCCAGGCGGTCCAGGAGGTCCAGGTGGACCAGGTATGCCAGGTGGCCCAGGAGGACCAGGAGGACCAGGAGGTGCAGGAGGAATCCCAG gCATGACCGGACCAGCAGGACCACCAGGCCCAGCCGGACCACAAGGACCAGAAG GCGAACAAGGACCACGAGGACGAACCCCAGCAGGAACACCAGGCCCACCAGGCAATCCAGGAGAACCAG GACAAGGAGGAGCACCAGGCGCACCAGGAGCACCAGGACATGCCGGTAAACACGGAACCGCAGGAGCAGCAGGCAAAGCAGGACGTCCAGGACCAAGAGGACAAGCAGGAGCATCAGGATCATCAGGCCAACACGGAGCATCAG GAGCACCAGGTCGTCCAGGTAACCCAGGATCCACCGGACGTCCAGGAGCAACCGGAGACCCAGGTCGTCCAGGAGCAACCGGAACAACAGGAAGACCAGGACCATCAGGAGCACCAGGAAACCCAGGAGCACCAG GAGCACTCGGAGCACCAGGACCACGAGGATCACCAGGATTTGTCGGACTTCCAGGACCAAGAGGATCCCCAGGAGAGCCAGGAAACCAAGGACCAATCGGAGGCCCAG gATACCCAGGACCACGAGGACCACAAG GACCCGATGGCGCTATGGGACCACAAGGACCATGTGGAGATAGAGGGGCACCAGGAGTACCAGGCAAACAAGGACCAGTAGGAGGACAAGGACCAGCAGGACCACGAG GACCACGAGGAGATGAAGGACCAGTTGGACCAAAGGGCGAACCAGGAGCAAGAGGAGCTGATGGTAAACCAGGAGACAAAGGACCTGATGGAGAAACCGGACCACAAGGACCAGCTGGACCAAAGGGACAAGTAGGAGACCAAGGCAAACCAGGAGCAAAGG GAGAAACCGGAGATCAAGGAGCACGAGGTGAAGCAGGAAAGGCCGGAGAACAAGGACCAGGAGGCATCCAAGGACCAAAGGGACCAGTAGGAGGACAAGGACCAGCAG gacCAGCCGGACCACTCGGACCACAAGGACCAATGGGTGAACGAGGACCACAAGGACCAACAGGATCAGAAGGACCAGTTG GAGCACCAGGACCAAAGGGATCAGTCGGAGACCAAGGAGCACAAGGAGACCAAGGAGCAACTGGCGCTGATGGCAAAAAGGGAGAACCAGGAGAGAGAGGACAACAAGGAGCAGCAGGACCAGTCGGCCGACCAGGACCAAGAGGAGATAGAGGAGCAAAGG GAATCCAAGGAAGCCGAGGACGACCAGGTGGTATGGGTAGACGAGGAAACCGAGGATCCCAAGGAGCAGTAGGACCACGAGGAGAAACTGGCCCAGACGGTAACCAAGGACAACGTGGAGAACAAGGAGCACCAGGAGTTATCACCCTTGTCATTGAAGACCTCAGAACAG ccGGAGTAGAAAGC CCCGTAGAAACCTTTGACGCAGGAGCAGGAACCGGTGGACCAGCACCAGGAGTAGGAGCAGCAGCAACAGCAGGAGCATTTGCAGGAGCAGGACCAGGAGGAGCTAATGCAGGAGGAAACGCAGCCGCAGGAGCAGGACCAGGAGTAGGACCAGGAGGACTCGGAGGACTAGGAGGACTTGGTGCAG GTGGACTCGGAGGTGGACTCGGTGGTGGACTCGGAGGATTAGGAGGAGCAGGAGGTTTAGGTGGTGGACTCGGAGGATTAGGAGGAGCAGGAGGTGGACTCGGTGGTGGACTCGGAGGTTTAGGAGGTGGAGCAGGAGGAGCAGGAGCAGGAGGAAACGGTGGAGCAGGAGCAGGAGGAGCAGGAGGAAACGGTGGAGGATCAGCCGCAGCACGAGCAGCAGCAcaagcagcagcagcagcaggaGGAAACGGTGGAGCAGCACAAGCAGCAGCACAAGCAGCAGCATCAGCAGCAGCAAATTCAGGACTTGGAGCAGGAGCAGCAAGAGCAGCAGCATCAGCAGCCGCTAGAGCAACCGTAGCAGGACATGGAAGTGGAACCGCCGCAGCAGCAGCCAACGCAGCCGCACAAGCACATGCAGCAACACGAGGACAAGGAGGATCACACGCACACGCTGCCGCCGCAGCTCACGCAGCCGCAAGTAGCGTAATCCATGGTGGTGACTATCACGGAAACGATGCCGGCTATCACAAACCAGGATATTAA